A single genomic interval of Caldalkalibacillus uzonensis harbors:
- a CDS encoding NAD-dependent succinate-semialdehyde dehydrogenase, producing the protein MLYINGEWLEAEGNQTFKVTNPANGEFIAQVANGQKGDVAKAIDAANHAFKEWKALTAYQRAQYLYRAYELMIEKKEHLARTMTEEQGKPLRAARNEVQYGADFLLWYAEEAKRIYGEIIPAPRKEQRFLVLYQPVGVVGAITPWNYPISMITRKVAPALAAGCTVVVKPAEQTPLCAIEVFKIFDKAGIPAGVVNLIPSKDPVPIGEELINNPNVKKITFTGSTEVGKILAQGAAKHMKRVSMELGGHAPFIVCEDADPVHAAKGASLVKFLNSGQACISPNRIFVHKKHVEAFTNALVERVKKMKVGNGMKDGTNIGPLIDHKALEKMQAQVDDALSKGALVAAGGGRVTENGLDKGFFFAPTVLTHVNTEMRIYREETFGPIAPIIPFETEEEVLEMANDTHYGLAAYVYSNQLSTSMRMFEQLNFGIIGINDINPTAAAVPFGGMKESGWGREGGKEGIFEYLEAKAGGFSI; encoded by the coding sequence ATGTTGTATATCAATGGAGAGTGGCTGGAAGCAGAAGGAAATCAAACTTTTAAGGTGACTAATCCTGCTAACGGGGAATTTATTGCTCAGGTTGCCAACGGTCAGAAGGGGGATGTGGCCAAAGCTATTGACGCAGCTAACCATGCCTTTAAAGAATGGAAGGCTTTGACCGCTTACCAGCGCGCACAGTACTTGTACAGAGCGTATGAGCTTATGATTGAGAAAAAAGAACACTTGGCCAGAACGATGACCGAAGAGCAAGGCAAGCCATTGAGAGCGGCCCGAAATGAAGTACAATATGGTGCTGATTTCCTGCTCTGGTATGCGGAAGAAGCAAAAAGAATCTATGGTGAAATCATTCCGGCTCCCCGTAAGGAACAACGTTTTTTGGTTCTTTATCAACCAGTTGGCGTGGTCGGTGCTATTACACCCTGGAACTACCCTATCTCCATGATCACTCGCAAAGTAGCACCAGCACTTGCGGCAGGGTGTACGGTTGTTGTTAAACCGGCAGAACAAACCCCACTCTGTGCCATTGAAGTTTTTAAAATTTTTGACAAAGCGGGTATTCCGGCTGGTGTTGTGAATCTAATCCCCTCAAAGGATCCAGTTCCAATTGGAGAAGAACTAATCAATAACCCAAATGTAAAAAAGATTACATTTACAGGTTCAACGGAAGTAGGGAAAATACTGGCGCAAGGCGCCGCTAAACATATGAAGAGAGTATCAATGGAATTAGGGGGACATGCTCCGTTTATTGTTTGTGAAGATGCGGATCCTGTCCATGCTGCCAAAGGAGCCTCTTTGGTCAAATTTTTAAACTCTGGCCAGGCGTGTATCAGTCCGAATCGAATTTTTGTGCACAAAAAACATGTCGAGGCGTTCACAAACGCTTTGGTTGAGCGGGTTAAAAAGATGAAAGTAGGGAACGGAATGAAGGATGGCACCAATATTGGTCCCTTAATTGACCATAAGGCTCTGGAAAAAATGCAGGCTCAAGTGGATGATGCCTTGAGCAAAGGAGCTTTGGTTGCTGCGGGAGGAGGTAGAGTAACAGAGAATGGCTTGGATAAGGGATTCTTTTTTGCGCCTACAGTACTGACTCATGTTAATACAGAAATGCGCATCTACCGTGAAGAAACTTTTGGTCCTATTGCCCCAATTATCCCATTTGAAACAGAAGAAGAAGTGCTTGAAATGGCCAATGACACTCATTATGGATTAGCGGCTTATGTGTATTCTAATCAATTAAGTACATCAATGCGTATGTTTGAGCAACTAAACTTTGGAATCATTGGTATTAACGACATTAATCCTACAGCAGCTGCTGTGCCATTTGGAGGAATGAAAGAAAGTGGTTGGGGCAGAGAGGGAGGCAAAGAAGGTATTTTCGAGTACTTAGAAGCTAAAGCGGGTGGTTTTTCAATTTAA
- a CDS encoding enoyl-CoA hydratase/isomerase family protein encodes MTKVRFENENGVVIITIDSPPVNVLDKEVLAELSAVIDQINDETDVVIIQGAGEKAFVAGADIKEFPELNQETGKALCLEGQAIFQKLEDLPQPVIAAIDGYALGGGLELALACDFRIATERSKFGLPEVSLGIIPGYGGTQRLPRLIGEGKAKQMIFSGEIFSAEEAYRIGIIEEITPNSALEGAQRWAEIIRKRGQLAVQKAKQAINEGRELSLNGALALEASLFGQICETKDKNEGVAAFIERREPNFQKK; translated from the coding sequence ATGACAAAAGTCAGGTTTGAAAACGAAAATGGCGTTGTAATAATAACGATTGATTCACCACCCGTTAACGTATTGGATAAAGAAGTACTTGCGGAACTGTCAGCTGTCATTGACCAAATTAATGATGAAACAGATGTAGTCATTATTCAGGGAGCTGGAGAGAAAGCCTTTGTCGCCGGAGCAGACATTAAGGAGTTTCCAGAATTAAATCAAGAAACCGGAAAAGCATTATGCTTAGAGGGTCAAGCTATATTTCAAAAATTGGAAGATTTACCCCAGCCGGTCATTGCAGCGATTGATGGTTATGCGCTTGGAGGAGGTTTGGAGTTAGCATTGGCATGTGACTTTCGCATCGCTACAGAACGTTCGAAATTTGGCTTGCCTGAAGTTTCACTGGGAATCATTCCTGGATATGGCGGAACTCAACGGTTACCTAGACTTATAGGAGAAGGCAAGGCAAAGCAAATGATCTTCTCGGGTGAAATCTTTTCTGCTGAGGAGGCATATCGCATCGGCATCATAGAGGAAATTACCCCCAATTCCGCTTTAGAAGGGGCTCAGCGCTGGGCTGAGATCATCAGAAAGAGAGGGCAGTTGGCTGTTCAAAAAGCAAAGCAAGCTATTAACGAAGGGCGTGAGTTGTCCTTAAACGGTGCATTGGCGCTTGAAGCAAGTCTGTTTGGTCAAATTTGTGAAACTAAAGATAAAAATGAAGGTGTGGCAGCGTTTATTGAACGCAGGGAGCCAAATTTTCAGAAAAAATGA
- a CDS encoding 3-hydroxybutyryl-CoA dehydrogenase: MFVVKKIGVIGFGTMGSGIAQVCVEKGYEVVAVEQQEEFFDRGLAQIKRNWKRAIEKGHLTEEQQTEYNKRLNMTISWEDLNDVDFVIEAVTENMEVKKDIFKKIDQHIAPETVIASNTSGLSITEMASVTSDPGRVLGVHFFNPVPVMKLVELIRGYETREEIFETAKQFVESLGKEAIDVKESPLFAVNRILVPMINEAIIVLQEGIATAEDIDKGMKLGANHPIGPLALADLIGLDTLLFVQDSLYEETQDSKYRAAPLLRKMVRAGHLGRKTGQGFYDYS, encoded by the coding sequence ATGTTTGTGGTGAAGAAGATTGGGGTTATTGGCTTTGGGACAATGGGCTCAGGCATCGCTCAAGTGTGTGTCGAAAAAGGATATGAGGTTGTAGCGGTTGAGCAACAAGAAGAGTTTTTTGATCGCGGATTAGCTCAGATAAAGAGAAACTGGAAAAGGGCCATTGAGAAGGGGCACTTAACAGAAGAGCAACAAACAGAATACAATAAACGTCTGAATATGACTATCAGTTGGGAAGATTTAAATGATGTTGATTTTGTGATTGAGGCTGTTACTGAAAATATGGAAGTTAAGAAGGATATCTTTAAAAAGATCGATCAGCATATTGCCCCGGAAACAGTGATTGCCTCAAATACATCGGGGCTGAGTATTACTGAAATGGCAAGTGTAACATCAGACCCGGGCAGAGTTTTGGGTGTACATTTTTTTAACCCGGTCCCAGTAATGAAGCTGGTCGAACTGATTCGTGGATATGAAACAAGAGAAGAAATATTTGAAACAGCCAAACAATTTGTTGAATCGTTAGGTAAAGAAGCGATTGATGTGAAAGAATCACCGTTGTTTGCCGTCAATCGCATCCTTGTTCCGATGATTAATGAGGCGATAATTGTTTTACAAGAGGGAATTGCCACTGCAGAAGACATTGATAAAGGAATGAAACTGGGTGCCAACCATCCGATTGGTCCCTTGGCGCTCGCAGATCTTATTGGTTTGGACACACTTTTGTTTGTCCAAGATTCACTCTATGAGGAGACACAAGACTCAAAATATCGGGCAGCTCCTCTACTACGCAAAATGGTTCGGGCAGGGCACTTAGGCCGCAAGACGGGCCAAGGGTTTTATGATTATAGCTAA
- a CDS encoding long-chain-fatty-acid--CoA ligase, producing the protein MTATVGQMIEWAAHNYPHKTGLVYEEKDQRWTFAELDAKVNQFAIALRTLGVCKGDVVSTFLYNTSEFVIALFASAKIGAVFNPINYRLSANELLFILNDCHSKVLLYEGRVKDCVEKVKHLGSNVKHFIYVDHDTPEDTLNFYNILDSSPTDRPQEYVSEDDPYIMMYTSGTTGKPKGVVHVHKSMVHHNLLMMQCMGINKNDVGLSVAPLNHTAELHTSFLPRLQAGATNVLLPYFNAEKVLATIEKENVTHIFAAPTMVNMMLNVPNFEMYDLSTLRLLGYGGASMAPALIRKFQQMVGAELVQMYGTTEMGPVMSVMFSDEHETKAGSAGKTILNHELKIVRVKSDESPAHPDDECEVGEVGEIIVRGPCVMKGYHNRPEANEQALAYGWYHTGDLAEYDEEGYIWIRDRMNHKIVSGAENIYPREVEDALIEHPAVLEVAVVGKPDDKWGEIVVAFVVLKDGSQVSEEQLDQFLIDGEKLAKFKRPRQYYFVHELPKTASGKIQKFVLVNKFKVEEKA; encoded by the coding sequence ATGACTGCAACGGTGGGTCAAATGATAGAATGGGCCGCTCACAACTATCCTCATAAGACAGGGTTAGTTTATGAGGAGAAGGATCAGCGCTGGACTTTCGCTGAGTTAGATGCAAAAGTCAATCAGTTTGCAATTGCCTTACGTACATTAGGCGTCTGTAAAGGTGATGTGGTCTCAACATTTCTTTACAACACAAGTGAATTTGTCATTGCTTTGTTTGCCTCCGCTAAGATTGGTGCGGTCTTTAACCCTATCAACTATCGTTTATCGGCCAATGAGCTGCTCTTCATTCTGAATGACTGTCATTCTAAAGTCCTGCTTTATGAAGGAAGAGTAAAGGATTGCGTAGAAAAGGTCAAACACCTGGGTTCTAATGTCAAACACTTTATATATGTAGATCATGATACACCGGAAGACACTTTAAATTTTTACAATATACTCGATTCCAGCCCGACTGACCGTCCCCAGGAATATGTGAGTGAGGATGACCCTTATATTATGATGTACACCAGTGGTACAACAGGGAAGCCAAAAGGGGTTGTACATGTTCACAAAAGCATGGTGCATCATAATTTACTGATGATGCAGTGTATGGGCATCAATAAAAATGATGTAGGTCTTTCTGTTGCGCCTCTTAACCATACAGCTGAGTTGCACACGTCTTTCTTGCCCCGCTTACAAGCAGGTGCTACAAATGTACTCCTACCTTATTTTAATGCAGAAAAGGTACTTGCCACTATTGAAAAAGAAAACGTTACCCACATCTTTGCTGCCCCAACAATGGTCAATATGATGTTAAATGTTCCGAACTTTGAAATGTATGATTTATCAACGTTAAGATTGCTGGGGTATGGGGGGGCTTCAATGGCCCCGGCCCTCATTCGAAAGTTTCAGCAAATGGTTGGTGCAGAATTGGTGCAAATGTATGGCACAACGGAGATGGGGCCAGTCATGTCGGTGATGTTTTCAGATGAACATGAAACAAAAGCAGGCTCTGCCGGTAAAACAATTTTGAACCATGAACTAAAAATAGTAAGAGTCAAAAGTGATGAAAGCCCCGCTCATCCTGATGATGAATGTGAGGTTGGTGAAGTCGGAGAGATTATTGTAAGAGGACCTTGTGTGATGAAGGGTTATCATAACCGGCCAGAGGCCAATGAACAAGCACTCGCTTACGGCTGGTATCATACTGGAGATCTGGCTGAATATGATGAAGAAGGATATATTTGGATCAGAGATCGTATGAATCATAAAATTGTGTCTGGAGCTGAAAATATTTACCCAAGAGAGGTAGAAGACGCCTTGATTGAACATCCAGCCGTGTTAGAAGTTGCTGTTGTTGGCAAACCCGATGACAAGTGGGGTGAGATTGTGGTCGCTTTCGTCGTATTGAAGGACGGCAGCCAGGTAAGTGAAGAACAATTAGACCAATTTTTAATCGATGGAGAAAAACTGGCCAAGTTTAAACGTCCTCGACAGTACTATTTTGTCCATGAACTTCCTAAAACGGCAAGTGGAAAAATCCAAAAATTCGTACTTGTGAATAAATTTAAAGTGGAAGAGAAAGCATAG